In the Marinobacter sp. Arc7-DN-1 genome, CGTCTGCAGCGCACCAGTGTCTGGATGGAGAACCTTGAGGGTGGTCTGGAATACCTGAAGCAGGTGGTGCTTGAGGACAGCCTGGGCATTTGCGCCGAGCTTGAGGCGCATATGGAGGGCATTGTCAGTACCTACCAGTGCGAGTGGAAGACCGCCGTGGAGGATCCGGATAAGCGGAAGCGCTTCCGGGAGTTTGTGAATGCGCCTTCGCAGACGGATCCGGTGCAGGAGTGGACGGTTGAGCGGGGGCAGCGTCGGCCTGCTTTGGAGTCTGCGTAGCGTTCCGGTTTTGGTGAAGAGCTGGTAGAAAAAACCGTTCGAGATGAACACAGATCAATTTGGAGAGACATCATGAAAGCACGCACTCGTTGGGATGCGGTATGTACCGTCGAAGATCTGGTGCCGGAGTCCGGCATTGCCGTCTGGACTTCGGACGGGCCGGTGGCGGTGTTTTATCTGCCGCACCGGTTGCCGGCATTGTTTGCCATCAGTCACACTGACCCGTTCAGCGGGGCCAATGTGCTGGCGCGGGGGATTACCGGGGATTTGAAGGGCGAGCCGGTGGTGGCATCGCCGTTGTACAAGCAGCACTTCAGTCTGCGCACCGGTATCTGTCTGGAAGACGATTCCGTGCGGGTCAAAACCTATCCGGTTCTGCTGGACGGCAACCAGATACGTCTGGAAATCTCCGAAACCAGGCAGGAATCGATAGCCGCTTGAACTATGGCCTGGTCGGTGGTCTGAAACTGCACAGGGGTCAATTCCGGAGGCGTTTATCTGCGATACTATTGTCACAATACCGACAACAAGGACGCTCCCGTGAAACCCCTCAGCCCTACGGATCAGCTTTTTCTCTGGCTGGAAAAACGGCAACAGCCCATGCACGTGGGCGGTCTTCAGCTGTTCTCCTTTCCCGACGACGCACCGGACGATTATGTTGCCCAGCTGGCCGACCGGTTAAGGCAGTACACGGATGTAACTCCGCCGTTCAACCAACGCCTGGATTACCGTTTCGGTCAGCCGGTCTGGGTCGAAGACGAGCATCTGGACCTGGAGCATCACTTTCGGTTCGAAGCACTGCCCACACCGGGGCGGGTCAGGGAGCTATTGTCCTTTGTCTCGGCGGAACATTCGCATTTGATGGACCGGGAGCGCCCGCTGTGGGAATTTCATTTGATTGAAGGGCTCGGGGAGCGGCAGTTCGCGGTTTACATCAAGGTGCATCACGCTTTGGTGGACGGTGTCTCAGCCATGCGGATGGTGACACAGATGCTGTGCCAGGATACCTGCGAGCGGGACATGCCGCCGATCTGGGCCATGCCGCTCCGCCCGGCACGGAAAGGTAATGAGGGGGGCCCCTCGCTATGGCGCAGCGTCGGCCACTTGCTGGGCAAGTCCGGCAAACAGCTTGGCACTGTGCCCACCGTGGCCCGGGAACTGCTACGAACCATCAACGACGCCCGAAAGGATCCGGCCTACTCGTCCATCTTCCACGCGCCCCGCAGCATCCTGAACCAGAAGATCACCGGTTCCCGACGCTTCGCCGCGCAATCCTACTGCCTGAGCCGGATAAAGGGTGTGTGCAAGGCCTATGGAACCACGGTCAATGATGTGGTGATGGCCATGTGCGCCACCGCGCTGCGCAGCTACCTGATGAACCAGGACGCCCTGCCGGAAAAGCCGCTGATCGCCATGGTGCCGGTGTCCCTGCGCAAGGATGACAGCTCCGGCGGCAACCAGGTCGGCGTTATCCTCGCCTCACTGCACACCGATGTCACCAGCCCGGTGACACGACTGATGCAGATCCATGAGGACGTGAAAGCCGCCAAGGACCGCTACGCCGACATGTCTGCGGAAGAAATCATCAACTACACCGCCCTGACCCTGGCGCCGGCGGCGTTCAATCTGCTCACCGGCATGGCACCGAAATGGCAGACCTTGAACGTGGTGATTTCCAACGTTCCCGGCCCGCGAGAGACTTGCTACTGGAACGGCGCCACGATGGACGGCATGTACCCGGTCTCCATCGCCATGGATCGCCTGGCCCTGAACATGACCCTGACCAGCTACGGCGACCAGGTGGAATTCGGCCTTATCGGCTGCCGCCGCACGCTACCCAGCCTGCAGCGGATGCTCGACTATCTGGAAGAGGCCCTGGTCGAACTGGAAACCGCCGCCGGCCTGTGATCCGATCGGTCAGCCGAAGCGGCGCTCTTCGTTGCGGATGGAAATCTGGTTGTTCAGAGTCCAGAAATCATACAGCACACCGATCAGGAACAGGCCGCCGGTAAACAGGTAGATGATGCCCGTGATCCATTTGCCCATGTACATCCGATGAATCCCGAACACTCCCAGGAAGGTCAGCAGAATCCAGCCGATGTTGTAGCTGACCTCACCTTCCCGGAACCGAAGATCCGCCTCCCGGTCCATGGCCGGGATCAGGAACAGGTCGATGATCCAGCCGATGAACAGCAGCCCCAGGGTAAAGAACCAGATGGTGCCGGTAACGGGTTTGCCGTAGTAAAACCGGTGTGAGCCCAGGAATCCGAAGATCCAGAGCAGGTAGCCGATCAGTTTGCTGTGGGTGTCTGGGCGTTCTGTCATATCCGTTCTCATCCTTCTGGATTCGTAGCCGATTTACACTATAGACCCAGCCTGCATGTGCTGGGGGCTGGCCGGGGGGAAGGAATATTTTC is a window encoding:
- the nirD gene encoding nitrite reductase small subunit NirD; the encoded protein is MKARTRWDAVCTVEDLVPESGIAVWTSDGPVAVFYLPHRLPALFAISHTDPFSGANVLARGITGDLKGEPVVASPLYKQHFSLRTGICLEDDSVRVKTYPVLLDGNQIRLEISETRQESIAA
- a CDS encoding WS/DGAT/MGAT family O-acyltransferase; protein product: MKPLSPTDQLFLWLEKRQQPMHVGGLQLFSFPDDAPDDYVAQLADRLRQYTDVTPPFNQRLDYRFGQPVWVEDEHLDLEHHFRFEALPTPGRVRELLSFVSAEHSHLMDRERPLWEFHLIEGLGERQFAVYIKVHHALVDGVSAMRMVTQMLCQDTCERDMPPIWAMPLRPARKGNEGGPSLWRSVGHLLGKSGKQLGTVPTVARELLRTINDARKDPAYSSIFHAPRSILNQKITGSRRFAAQSYCLSRIKGVCKAYGTTVNDVVMAMCATALRSYLMNQDALPEKPLIAMVPVSLRKDDSSGGNQVGVILASLHTDVTSPVTRLMQIHEDVKAAKDRYADMSAEEIINYTALTLAPAAFNLLTGMAPKWQTLNVVISNVPGPRETCYWNGATMDGMYPVSIAMDRLALNMTLTSYGDQVEFGLIGCRRTLPSLQRMLDYLEEALVELETAAGL
- a CDS encoding NINE protein — protein: MTERPDTHSKLIGYLLWIFGFLGSHRFYYGKPVTGTIWFFTLGLLFIGWIIDLFLIPAMDREADLRFREGEVSYNIGWILLTFLGVFGIHRMYMGKWITGIIYLFTGGLFLIGVLYDFWTLNNQISIRNEERRFG